In the Vicia villosa cultivar HV-30 ecotype Madison, WI unplaced genomic scaffold, Vvil1.0 ctg.000011F_1_1, whole genome shotgun sequence genome, ttatgaaacttcttcttgggattctccttctgaagatttggacattcattcctgaagtgtcctggttcattgcattcatagcacatgaccttcttcttgtcagatcttctgtcatcagaagattctccatgttcaaatctctttgaacttctgaagcctctgaacttcctttgcttgctcttccagagttgatttacccttctggaaatcatggacagttcatcttcttcttcagattctgattcttcaggatcttcttctttggcctgaaaagcgttagtgcatttcttgatattagattttaatgcaatagatttacctttcttttgaggctcatttgcatccagctcaatctcatggcttctcaaggcactgatcagctcttccagagaaacttcattcagattctttgcaatcttgaatgcagtcaccataggaccccatcttctgggtaagcttctgatgatcttcttcacatgatcagccttggtgtatcctttgtcaagaactctcaatccagcagtcagagtttgaaatctcgaaaacatcttttcaatgtcttcatcatcctccatcttgaaggcttcatacttctggattaaggcaagagcttttgtctccttgacttgagcatttccttcatgagtcattttcaaggattcatatatatcataggctgtttccctgtttgatattttctcatactcaacatgagaaatagcattcagcaaaatagttctgcatttatgatgattcctgaaatgcttcttttgatcatcattcatttcttgccttgtcagctttacgccactggcatttactggatgtttgtaaccatccatcagaagatcccatagatcaccatctagaccaagaaagtaactttccagtttatctttccagtattcaaagttttcaccctcaaataccggcggtcttgtataaccattgttaccgttgtattgctcagcagagccagatgtagatgcaggtggatttgtcggagtttcaccagccatcttttaaatgaagcgtttttctcttcctgaatcttttctaaacacggttaagtgcttgcaccttagaaccggcgctctgataccaattgaaggatagaaaaacacttagaaagggggggattgaataagtgtgactttaaatcttggacgataaaaataaattgcacaattatttttatcctggttcgctgttaacgaagctactccagtccacccccgcagagatgatttacctcaacctgaggatttaatccactaatcgcacggattacaatggttttccacttagtccacgactaagtcttctagagtattctgatcacaacttgatcactccaggaacaactgcttagacaacttctaagacttttctagagtctactgatcaacctgatcactctagttacaaactgctcagccaactgctaagacttcctagagtatactgatcacacgatcactctagttccttacaacttaatgtaattctaagagtattacaaatgcttcttaaaagcgataatcacaactgtgatatttctcttaacgtttaagcttaatctcactaagatattacaacagcaatgtagtgagttgatgaagattctgagctttgattgaatagcgtttcagcaagtttattttcgttcagagttgttaagaattggttgaccttgcttctcatcagaacttcatatttataggcgttgagaagatgaccgttgagtgcatttaatgctttgcgtgttccgtacagcattgcatttaatgttatacgcttttgtcaactacctcgagccttgttcacgctgtgtctactgacgttgcctttagtagctttaacgttccttttgtcagtcagcgtagtctgccacctgtacttccttctgatctgatgtttgtgaatacgacgtttgaatatcatcagagtcaaaacagcttggtgcatagcatcttctgatcttctgatcttgaagtgcttctgttgcgtgataccatcttctgatcttcagtgcttctgatctcatgttcttctgatgcttccatagacccatgttctgattctgcttcgaccatcttctgatgtcttgccagaccatgttctgatgttgcatgctgaaccatttgagacacaacttctgagcgctgaattatgcgtactctttatatatatttcctgaaagggaaattgcattggattagagtaccatattatcttaagcaaaattcatattattgttatcatcaaaactaagataattgataagaacaaatcttgttctaacaataagcCCCGTTCTcagttttatcgtaaactcggtatgggccttcccagttcggggcGAGTTTACCTTCGCGTGAGTccttcatgtttctgcggagtaCCAAGGCGCCGACCTCGAACtcgcgcttgataactttggtgTTGTGTCGGAGAGCTATCTGTTGTTTTAGCTTGGCTTCCCGGAGGGAAGATCCTGCTCGGATCTCTTCGACcaggtcgagttcttccctcatggcTTCGTCGTTGAGCTCTTCCTCGAGGGGGGATTCTGTCCGCCGAGAGGGTTCGCGGATTTCTACGGGGATCACGGCCTCGGTGCCGTAAGTTAGTCCGAATGGAGTTTCGCCGGTGCTCGAGTGAGGCGTCGTCCTATATGCCCAAAGTACACtgtgtagttcttcgacccagGCTTTTTTAGCTTCGCTGAGTCTCCTCCTaagtcctcggaggatgactcggttagCTGCCTCGGCTTGCCCGTTCGTCTGTGGATGCTCGACTGAAGTGAAGTGTTGTTttgtgccgagcttggccacaaactcttggaattttttgttagtgaattgggtgccgttgtcggtgattatggcctgaggtaccccgaaccgggcgagtatgtttcgtttgtagaaacggagcacgttttgagacgtgatcttggcgagtgcttcggcttctatccatttcgtgaagtaatctaCGGCGACCAATAGGTATTTGTTCTGGTATGACCCGACCGGGAAAGgcccgaggaggtccattccccaggtggagaagggCCAGGGCGAGGAGAGGGATTTAAGCTCGTTCGGGGGAgccaggtgcatgtcggcgtggCGTTGACACTTGTCGCATTTCTGGACATGTTTCTTGGCGTCTAactgcatggtcggccagtagTAACCGGCCCTGAGGGCTTTTCGTGCTAATGATCGGCCGCTGAGGTGCTGACCGTTGAtcccttcgtgaagctcttggaGTATTTCGAGCGCTTGAGAGGTGTCGACACATTTGAGGAGAGGaatggagaagcctcgtcggtatagtTTATTTTCGACGAtggtgtacgagcaggctcgccTTTTAATAGCTGAAGCTTCCTTTGGGTCGGCGGGATGTTCGTCTTTCGTGAGGAAGTCgtacaccggggtcatccagcaatggtcgtccccgatagcAAATACTTGTGGAGTTTGGGCGTTTTTGCCTATGCTCGCCTTGGGCAAGATTTCCTGGATTACCGACTTGTTTCCACCCTTTTTCCTCGTGCTCGCGAGTTTGGATAATATGTTGGCGCGTGAGTTATGTTCCCGTGGGATATGCTCGACCTCCGCCTTTGCGaatcttttcattttttctttgacgagcacgagatactcggctagtgtgtcgtttttggcttggtaatcgccgctgacttgggatgcgacgagttgggagtcgGTATAAATCATGACCACGCGGGCACCCACATCCTCGGCGAGGCGTAGGCCTGCTAGGAGAGCctcgtattcggcctggttgtttGACGTGGTGAAAGATAAGACCAgggatacttcgatgacgagccCCTCGTCGTTTTCTAGGATGATTCCGGCTCCGCTTCCCGAGTTGCTCGAAGCGCCATCTacatagatggtccacttatttTCGGCGGGAGTCCGGCAGTTGGAAATCGaggtcatctcggccacgaaatcGGCGAGTGCTTGAGCTTTCAGTGCCTTCCTACCCTCGTACTGTATGTCGAATTCGgaaagctcgagggaccatcttagcatcctcccggccatgtctggtcggctgaggagttgcttgatgggttggtctgtccggacgacaATGGTGTGAGCAAGGAAATAGTATCTCAGCCTcctggcggccgttattagggccaaCGCGACTTCCTCTATCTGCTGATAtcgcacctcgggcccttgtagggctttgctcgtGAAATATACGGGCTTCTGtccgtcttccgtttctcggattAGAGTCGCGTTGGCCGCCTCGTTTGAGACAGCCAGATAGAGATATAGGATCTCGTTGCCCTCTGGTCGGGATAAGACGGGCGGCTGGGAAAGTACCTGTTTGAGATGAGATAATGCCCGttcgcactcctcggaccattcgaaggtcgCTTCTTTCCGAAGCAACTTAAAAAATGGGagggcatgctgggcggatttcgcgacgaaacggGATAGTGttgtgagcattccgtttagtacttggatagattttttattgttaggggtAGGAAGTTCCGAGAATGCttggcatttatccgggttggcttctattcctcgctcgGTTAGGTAGAACCCGAGGAACTTGCccgcccgtactccgaaggtgcacTTTTCTGGGTTgaaacgcatcttgcaggatctggcctgctcgaaTACCCGTTCAAGATGTGCCGTGTGGTCggcgtcttctcgagatttgacgatcatgtcgtccatatatacctcgagggtgtcgccgatctctcctcggaaaaccttgttcatcatccgctggtatgtggctccggcgttcttgagtccgaagggcattacgttgtagtaataattgcccgactcggtcatgaacgccGTGCACTGCTTATCGGATCTCGCCATGGGGATTTGATTAtatcctgaataagcatccataaatgacaataatttatagccggccgagttgtcgaccagcctatCAATATTAGGCAATGGGTATGCATCTTTGGGgtatgcccggttaacatcggtataatcaacacacattctccattttccattagatttttttactagtacaacgtttgagagccaagttgaatacttggcctcggaaataaaatttgcctctaggagatcttttacagctttctcggcagcctccgctttctcgggagactgccgacgcctacgttgaactactacTTTTGCGGTCGGATTGATGGAGAGtgtgtggcaggcgacctcagggtcgagtccgggcatctctgctgCGCTCCAGGCAAACAAGTCGGCATTGTTCCTCAGGCAAgctatgagctgcttcctcggtgTGTCCGGAATGTTCTTGCCGATCTTCACAGCCTTGTCGGGGTTGTCACCCAGAGGAATGAGCTCGAAATCCCCGTCTGGAATGGGCCGGATAGGGTGAGTTGCCTTCGGCTGAGGCTCCTCGccgttcttcagctcctcttctgtGAACCGagcgtcgaggtcgactgagctgacgtctgTTGTCGTCTGCCGATCTTCAGGAGGGAATTTATCTTCAGCccttggttttttgttggagctggtggGTGGGGCGATCAGCTCCAGTCCCTTTACTGATGTGTCGAATATTCTCCTAGCAGCTTCGATGTCGGCATTGACAGTGACTACTCGTCCCCTCTTCgtatagaacttcatcttcaggtgAACGGTCGAGGGGACGACAGTGagttcggccagagtggggcgcccgatgatgcagttgtagagggtctTGCAGTTTATCACCAAGAACCGTGTCTTGACTTGCCTGGAAGCTTCCCCCTCTTCGAAGGAGACGAGCAGTTCGACGTAACCCCACGGCTTTGTGGTTGTTCCGTTGAACCCTTGGAGGTCGGAGCCCACGTAAGGAGTGAGATGTGAGTCGTCTAGCTGTAaggtttggaagaggtgggagtacatgatgtcgaccgagcttccCTCGTCGACCAGGACCCGACGGACGTCGAAGTTCGCCATCCTTGCTCGCACGAGCAGTGGGATTGTGGCGTTCGGGACGCCGCCGGGCAGCTCTTCTAGGTAGAAGGTGATCGGTTCTGACCTCCCTTTGAACCTCCTCAGGGTTGGGGTCAGGTCCGTGGTGGCGCTGATCAACTCGTCGAACTTCCTTTTCACTGAGCCGATTGTGAGGGAGCCGGGGTCCCCGCCATTGGATATCAGCATTGCTGTTGGGAATCCTTCCCTGACGCTGAGGGCAGATGTCACTCCGACCGGGGGTATGAAGTCCTCTGGTCGGGTGACGGATAACGCCACCTGCAGCGGCCTGGCGTTCGGTGAATTGCCCTCGTCGGAGCTCCGACGGTCATTCCTTCTGGGAGGGTCTCCTTTCCTTGTGTACTTAGAAAGGTGACCCTCTTTAATCAGTGTCTCGATGGCGTCCTTCAGGTGTATGCACTCGTCCTTCAGGTGCCCGTGGCTCTTGTgatacttgcagtatttggacttgtcgGTCCCCGGCCGGGAGGGATTCGGCTttgggggcctgatgttggagtTTCTGAACTCGGCGTTTATGCACTCGGCCAGGATCTTCTCCCGTGAAACTTTTAGGGGGGTGTAGTCGTTGAAGCGTCCTGCTGGCCCTCTGCGCTCCTTTGTGTCGCGGGACCTATCGTCCCTCTTTCTCTCGTTTGCTCGGGGCGCGGCAGACGGGTCTTGGCTCGAGCTCCGGGCAACACCATTTCCCCTTGATGCTTTGACTGCGGCCGCTTCGCCCTCCTCGAAGGAGATGAAAGCCTGCGCTCTTTTCAAGATGGCGTTCATAGATCGCATTTTTTCGATCTTTATCGCTTTCCTGAATTCGCTGCCAGGGAGGAGCCCTCGCTCGAGGAGATACCTTTTCATGTAATCAGTCGTCTCCACTTGAACAgcctccttgttgaatctgtCGAGGTAGTCTCGGAGAGGCTCGTTGGTCCCTTGGACCACAGCTTCGAGGTTTGCCTCTGATTTCGGTTGACGGCGGGAAGCAGTGAAGTGGCTCAGAAAGGGTTCCTTGAGCTCGGCCCAAGACTTGATGGAGTTAGGAGGGAGATTCCTGTACCAGGTCATTGCTCCCTTCCGAAGCGTGGTCAGGAAGATCCGACATTTGATGGAGCCGTGGACGACGTGATACTCCATGACGGCCTCCAGGTTCCTAATGTGATCGTCGGGATCTGTGGTCCCGTCGTACGCATCCAAGGTCGGGGGTTTTTCCATTCCTCGGGGAAGGCGAGCCCTTCGGATGCTttcggacaaggggctgcggaattCCTCCTCGTCGCTGGCGCTCGGAGAGATCGAGCGCGTGTTACGCCGGGCGGGTTCCTCCTTGCGAGGTTTCCTCCCTTTCCTGGCGAGCCTTCTTTCCTCTCTGTCGGGAGAAGGGCTCTCCTCCTCTGTGGTCTCAGGCCTCCGATTTTTCTTGCTCTTTCGCGGAGGGGAGCGCGAGTAGGACCTCTGGCGGCGGGATATTTTCGGTGGAGATCGCGAGGAGGATGGTGAGCGTCGGCGAGTCCTTCTAGGCGGGGAGCGCGAAGAGGAGGAACGCGATCGACGGTGCCTCCGCGGGGGAGAACGATGACGATGCCTCTTCTCCAGTTTCTCAATCCGTTCGCCCTGGAGTCGGATGAGGCGGTTGGTCCGCTGCAGCTCTTTGAGGATGACGAGGGTTGCGGGGTCAGTTTCCCCACGGGCATCTGTAGCATCCCGAGTCTGCCCATGGTGAGTTCTTGGTCTCTCAAGGGAACGGGTGGAGGAGGAGGCAGTCTGCCCGTCTCTGTGGTCAGTCTCGTGTTGGACGCGAGCCAGCGGTTGTTCGGGCTGGGTTTGGATCAACTCGGCGTTCCGATCGTTCCGAGCTGTTTCCTCTCCGTTGTTCTGAGGTTGGAGCTGCTCGGTCTCGTCATTCTGAGCTTGCTCGACGTGCTGAGGCGGTGGCCTTCTGATGGATTGGGGGGTCTCATGACCTGACCTCCCATTCCCCTCAGTAGAGCGCCGTCGTCCCCCCCGTCGGTGCAGGGCCGGGGTGGATTCCTCGATCATTTTCGTGAGACGGAAAGGATCGGGGGTCGGGACGAGgacggtgttgttgttgttgccggcCATGACGATCAAAGgatggattagctttgatctttgtttcttTAAAGAAGGGGGAGCTTGTTTCCcatagacggcgccactgatcgtacctgatcagaagagtcgtcaaggcctgctcggatgctgGTCTTCGTGAAGTGAaagagggggggtgtacctgcaaggtactccgatgccaaagtgagtagaggagcaaaggagagcaagtaTAAGCTAAGGTTAGAagtgaattgaatacctgaccctctactgagagagggtatttatagcccccagcgctgggccatgatcacgcTAGTGGGCTGGATTCccaggcccaactaggagactgccaggtttcctgggcggaaatatcggaggtgcgtgatgccctctgtcctggttaaccgctccgtaatccaagggagacgcggtcttataggcgccacgtggactccgtagtattcggaggattggatatgaaggagtcctgcgaggagcagggtcctcggcgagGAGGGCGCTCGCGGAGAGCATGGTCCTCGGCAGGGATGTCAGCGGGGAGCACCCATGCCGAGCAAGGAGGTGACGAGCACCATTTCACATGGTGGTGGGTGCGACTTGGTTTGGACCTCGAAGGTCCAGTGGGCCGAAGCTGCATTGGGCCTAattcttggcccagtccagaataaTTATCATATTGCTAACATATAAAGTTTAGATAGAATGCATTGTATAAATCAAAATTAAACATACAATAAATTAAAATTCTTATACTTCTCATgccatattattattttaaaataaaaatatgtaagAATTGAATATATGTATCTGATTGATGGTTGACAATGTAAAAATATGTATATTCCTtttctctaaaaatatatttGTGTCAAAAAATTGTCACCATATCATTAATGTGACTTTAATGACTTATTTATCAACTGtgacatcaaattaatattatatGGGTCCTCTTATCACTCTCCACTTTCTATTTTGATAATATAAACACAAAAATCAGTAATAATAGGCTAGTTGCATTGGGCCTAATTCTTGGCCCAATCCAGAATAATTATCATATTGCTAACATATAAAGTTTAGATAGAATGCATTGTATAAATCAAAATTAAACATACAATAAATTAAAATTCTTATACTTCTCATgccatattattattttaaaataaaaatatgtaagAATTGAATATATGTATCTGATTGATGGTTGACAATGTAAAAATGTATATTCCTtttctctaaaaatatatttGTGTCAAAAAATTGTCACCATATCATTAATGTGACTTTAATGACTTATTTATCAACTGtgacatcaaattaatattatatGGGTCCTCTTATCACTCTCCACTTTCTATTTTGATAATATAAACACAAAAATCAGTAATAATAGGCTAGTTGAGCAAAaccattattttatttctttcctttataattttttaatgccTAAAATGATTAAGTGTGACAAATATTGTGAAACGGAAAGAATATACCACATCTTTTGGCCATCTATTCTAGTTGTTGGATTGGACGAATATCTTTCAGATATCTGATTTTTTTGCGTTAAAATTTGGCATGTTGATCTATTTTGTTcacatataattaatttattatttaaagcataattacaattaattttataaaaaataatatgaatttttcatATGTCTGatttacatttatttttttcaattagaAAATTATTTTATGCCAACAAAGGAGGCATAATAACGCCTTTGCATTTTCAAtttatattagtaaaaaaaatgttttcaaaaactactataaaattattttgttttcgtTTAATTACTATTAAATTGTTAAATTTTAAAAGACATGATATCTTAAAAAGTTGTTTTTGAATTACATAAATTGAATTGAGTTGCTTCAAATTAAAAATGATTCACTTCAAACTTGAGTTAAGCTTAATCAAATTTGAGTTGTTCAAACCCTATTTATGTTAAGTATTATTGGTGACCATTGATTGTCAACACAGGAAGTGTTTGATTACTTTTTAGTTTATTGTGATCAGTTTATCTTTTATTGACCCAATGTTTGTAGTAGTACCAAATTACTTTATATAATCATCCAATGCACTTTCTCAAACAACATACCAGAGGAATTACTTTGGTTCAAAACTCTAAATTCTAATTTTATAAATGGTCCATGAGGGAAGTATCAAGATAATACATTTTCAATAAATGAAAGTCGTTTTCTCTTAAATATTTCCATTTGTTTAAGAGTACATACAGATATTGAAGCATCTTATGTAGTTTTTGGGAATCAAATTCTGTTATGCCTAGAAGCCGTGTACAACTATAACACAATTGCTTGAGGATTACATTCACTGACCTCCATTTTTAGAGAATTCCAAACATTTGGACATCTTTCCCATTTTGCCTGCATTTGAGCTAAAAAAGCTTCTGCCCATTGTTCTTTACTCCCTCTTGTGCTTAAATCATAAGGCACTGAAAAGCTGTTCAAACATGATTAGAAAGAATATCAGTAATATGCTCATTGACTAAATAATTTGAGTACAGGTAGTTAGTTTTTTGTGtaattgttcaaaaaaaaaattagttgacCCATAAGGAACTCCATATATCAACTGAGCCGCGTGTCGTGTTTCAACTGTCAAACATTCTGATTTACTAAATGATATTTACAAATTCACAAGTAGTATTCACCTCAACAATTCTTCAGCTTGATTTCCTTTCTTGAGATTACTATTTCTGCAAGAGCTCAAATTTTAATATAGTCAATTTGTGTTAAAGTGTCTGACAAGAAAGCAAAAAAATGAAAGACCGTATCAGATTTAGTGATTCCAATATAGTTGACAAGTCAATAATATCATCATCTCAGTTCAAGAATTAGGTTGAGTAGTTATCAAGTCAAGCATTATCACACTTTGTTGATTGTTGACAAAAACACTGAAGTGGATATCAAAGAATCTTGTTATCTCTTTTTAACCTCTTTCTTGGTCTTATTTATCTTTTTTCTTACTTTGTGCTTCTAAGAATACTTTTTTTTGGGAACAAACGACATGCTTGAGAATTGAATCCAGTTTCGGCATTAGACGGAAATATGTTTGTAGGTCTGATTAGAGACTACAAACATATTTAACTTACAGCCATTATAGATCTGGATCAGAGctataattgtattttcataaaataaaccgTGGACAAAAGGCTAAGGAAAACAAACCTGCAGACAAACACTTGGAAAATGTGAAGATATTTGGTAGAAAGATTATAAACGGCGTCAGCAATATGATCCTTCCCAAATAGATACACCACTGGATATCCTAGAAGCCATCTGAACAAATAAATACACTAAAATGAGACAGCATACCACATATTACCAGTTTAATAAGGAACAAATAGCTATGTTATTCTCCGGAATCACCATTAAGGAAGCGTACATTGATATTGACCCCCCACCACCCAAAGAGATTTAAATACTGCAGAAAAATGCCAATTCCTTTGCACAAGCAGGACTATAAGATTAGACCATGACTTACTAACGTCTACAACAGGTGACGGTACTAACTTACCACTACTTTCAGGGTAAATAAAACGGTGTAGGTATAGAAGATGGATTATTAGTGGAGCTGTGTATATTTTCAAGTATACAAGAATCTTCCACAACAAATGAGTACAAAGCTAATCAACTCTTTCATCCCAATAAATCTGTAACTATAGTGAAACCAATATATGAAATATAGTAAAGTAAAACATAGGATGATATGTATCTAGTTCCTTGAAAGTGTACAGCTTAATTTAAATACAACAATAACAACCAAGCCTTACCCACTAAGTGGGGTCGGAAacaacttaatttaaataaatagaaattaAGATAATCTCAGTTGTTgatcaaaaatataattgatgcATTGGCTGCACATGCATAACAAATCATAGATGGTAAAAAATATACCCAAATGATGTTCCCAAGGTTGATTGGCATATCTTGCTTGCTTTGCCCTCTAAAATGGGAGCTTAAATTAGTGGAACCAAACATTCCATTTACACATTAGtaatatagtattttttttaaagtgtGTCTTGAACAAGTTTTTTTCTATGGGAAGCAAGGAAGTTCTATTCATTACAACAAGAAAAGCCATTGGCCATCTTAAAATTTGGGCTGCTTGAGTTTAACTAAACCTTACAAAACCAACTTATAAGGCGAATGATGATTCCATCTACAAATACATTTTCATACCATATATCATTCATTGTGATACTCTCAAGTCTCAACAAACCTCTTTCACGCCCAAGACTGAACATGAGGATTGTGGCCCTATTGACTCGATAGCAGATAGCCCAACGAATCTTAGATAAAATCTAACATCATCTTAAGAATCAGAGTTTGAGGTAAATGAGAGAAAGTTTAAGCTTATGAGGCCGGGAGTAGAGATTTCTCATTAGCAATCATATTAACAAAGATGGTGAAATTGAGCTCTATATAAATAGAGCAACTAACTACCTAACTGAATCCTAACTAATGTAACAAACTAATATACTTCATACTACTATATGACAAAAGATGGAAAAACAAAAGAGGGGAAAAACCCACTGAAAAAAGGAATTACCCGTTCAATGTTGGCACTAAGATGTCAGTGTTTTCCATACAATAACTAAGATCAATACACTCAGTAGAAGAAGATTCAGAACAATGAGCAGAAGAGTTAGCATCATCCACCAACTTTGCCTCCCCGTAAGAAGAAAAAAACGTTGAAAACAGCTTCTGAATCGAAACCAACTGCATCCCTAATTGACTTTTTTCTATTTCTGTTA is a window encoding:
- the LOC131621753 gene encoding uncharacterized protein LOC131621753 isoform X1, which gives rise to MDSIELDEAITVIDSCLSQIKWRLKSSSKHRLQLDIIALITRMRPVIMIDYGGIMPQLQHQLSSLLQLAQNESPIFQHLRVMVIQEMIYLIHVTEITEFLDSSLDSKLVFADLEHESPKLITEIEKSQLGMQLVSIQKLFSTFFSSYGEAKLVDDANSSAHCSESSSTECIDLSYCMENTDILVPTLNGWLLGYPVVYLFGKDHIADAVYNLSTKYLHIFQVFVCRNSNLKKGNQAEELLSFSVPYDLSTRGSKEQWAEAFLAQMQAKWERCPNVWNSLKMEVSECNPQAIVL
- the LOC131621753 gene encoding uncharacterized protein LOC131621753 isoform X2; translated protein: MDSIELDEAITVIDSCLSQIKWRLKSSSKHRLQLDIIALITRMRPVIMIDYGGIMPQLQHQLSSLLQLAQNESPIFQHLRVMVIQEMIYLIHVTEITEFLDSSLDSKLVFADLEHESPKLITEIEKSQLGMQLVSIQKLFSTFFSSYGEAKLVDDANSSAHCSESSSTECIDLSYCMENTDILVPTLNGWLLGYPVVYLFGKDHIADAVYNLSTKYLHIFQVFVCSFSVPYDLSTRGSKEQWAEAFLAQMQAKWERCPNVWNSLKMEVSECNPQAIVL